The Siniperca chuatsi isolate FFG_IHB_CAS linkage group LG9, ASM2008510v1, whole genome shotgun sequence genome includes a region encoding these proteins:
- the fhl3a gene encoding four and a half LIM domains protein 3, with protein sequence MADRFDCDNCKESLYGRKYIQSDDSPYCIPCYDSLFSNTCDECKELIGHDARELFYEDRHYHEHCFRCFRCDRSLADEPFTSQDDALLCNDCYCNEFSSKCVACDKVVMPGTRKLEYAGSTWHEGCFLCHSCEQPIGSKSFIPDKDEHYCVSCYEDKFAPRCTRCKKTLAKGGVTYRDEPWHKECFVCTSCKTQLAGQHFTSRDENPYCLKCFGSLYAKKCEACSKPITGFGGGKYISFEDRQWHQPCFTCSQCSVSLVGAGFFPDGDRILCRDCNSNL encoded by the exons ATGGCTGACCGTTTTGACTGTGACAACTGCAAGGAGTCTTTGTATGGGCGCAAGTACATCCAGTCAGATGACAGTCCCTACTGCATCCCCTGTTACGACAGCCTGTTCTCAAACACATGTGATGAGTGCAAGGAGCTGATCGGCCATGATGCAAGG GAGCTCTTTTACGAGGACCGGCATTATCATGAGCACTGCTTCCGCTGTTTCCGCTGTGATCGCTCGTTGGCAGATGAGCCTTTCACCAGTCAGGATGACGCGTTGCTCTGCAATGACTGCTACTGTAATGAGTTCTCCTCCAAGTGTGTAGCCTGCGACAAGGTCGTCATGCCAG GTACGAGGAAGTTGGAATATGCGGGCTCTACATGGCACGAGGGCTGCTTCCTCTGTCACAGCTGCGAACAGCCGATTGGCTCGAAGTCCTTCATCCCTGACAAGGATGAACACTACTGTGTGTCCTGCTATGAGGACAAGTTCGCTCCACGCTGCACACGCTGTAAAAAG ACCCTGGCTAAAGGTGGTGTGACCTATCGGGACGAGCCGTGGCATAAGGAGTGTTTTGTGTGCACCAGCTGTAAGACACAGCTGGCGGGTCAACATTTCACCTCCCGAGACGAAAACCCTTACTGCCTCAAATGCTTTGGCAGCCTTTACGCCAAGAAATGCGAGGCCTGCAGCAAACCAATCACAG GTTTTGGAGGAGGAAAGTACATCTCATTTGAGGATCGCCAGTGGCATCAGCCATGCTTCACCTGCTCCCAGTGCTCTGTTTCACTGGTGGGCGCCGGCTTTTTCCCTGATGGTGACAGGATCTTGTGCCGCGACTGCAACAGCAACCTATAG